In Wenyingzhuangia fucanilytica, the following are encoded in one genomic region:
- the aspS gene encoding aspartate--tRNA ligase, which produces MYRSHTNGELRIENANQEVTLSGWVQKSRDKGFMVWVDLRDRYGITQLIFDEDRTPKEILDKAKTLGREFVIQVKGTVIEREAKNKNIATGEIEVLVKELTILNEAKLPPFTIEDNTDGGEDIRMKYRYLDIRRNPVKNNLIFRSKVAQEVRNYLSNQDFIEVETPYLIKSTPEGARDFIVPSRMNEGEFYALPQSPQTFKQLLMVGGMDKYFQIVKCFRDEDLRADRQPEFTQIDCELAFVEQEDILNIFEGMTRHLLKKVNNVEIGDFPRMTFEHAMKTYGNDKPDIRFGMEFGELNTVAQHKDFKVFNDAELVVGIAVPNGGSYTRKEIDKLIEWVKRPQVGALGMVYVKCNEDGTFKSSVDKFYDQEDLAAWAKATGAKAGDLICVLSGPANKTRAQLSALRMELAERLGLRKSNEFAPLWVVDFPLLEWDEETERYHAMHHPFTSPKKEDMELLDTDPGKVRANAYDLVLNGNEIGGGSIRIYDKATQELMFKHLGFTPEEAKEQFGFLMNAFEYGAPPHGGLAFGLDRLVAILGGQETIRDFIAFPKNNSGRDVMINAPAAVSQEVLSELNINITLPTE; this is translated from the coding sequence ATGTACAGAAGTCACACTAACGGAGAATTAAGAATTGAAAATGCAAACCAAGAGGTTACTTTATCAGGATGGGTTCAAAAATCTAGAGATAAAGGATTTATGGTATGGGTGGATTTACGTGATAGATACGGAATTACTCAACTTATTTTTGATGAAGACAGAACTCCAAAAGAAATTCTAGACAAAGCCAAAACTTTAGGTAGAGAATTTGTGATTCAAGTAAAAGGAACTGTTATTGAGCGTGAGGCCAAAAACAAAAATATTGCTACCGGAGAAATTGAAGTTTTAGTAAAAGAACTAACCATTTTAAACGAAGCAAAACTTCCTCCTTTTACTATTGAAGACAATACAGATGGTGGTGAAGATATCCGTATGAAATACAGATATTTAGACATCCGTAGAAACCCAGTAAAAAACAACTTGATATTTAGAAGTAAAGTAGCACAAGAAGTTCGTAACTACTTATCTAATCAAGACTTTATAGAAGTTGAAACTCCTTATTTGATAAAATCTACGCCAGAAGGAGCTCGTGATTTTATTGTTCCTTCTAGAATGAACGAAGGTGAGTTTTACGCCTTACCACAATCTCCACAAACATTTAAGCAATTGCTAATGGTAGGTGGAATGGATAAATATTTTCAGATTGTAAAATGTTTCCGTGATGAAGATTTACGCGCCGATAGACAACCAGAATTCACACAAATTGACTGTGAATTAGCGTTTGTGGAACAAGAAGATATTTTAAACATTTTTGAAGGAATGACTCGTCACTTACTTAAAAAAGTGAACAATGTAGAAATTGGAGATTTCCCAAGAATGACTTTTGAGCACGCCATGAAAACTTATGGTAACGACAAACCAGACATCCGTTTTGGAATGGAGTTTGGAGAGTTAAACACCGTTGCTCAACACAAAGATTTTAAGGTATTTAACGATGCCGAATTGGTAGTGGGTATTGCTGTGCCAAATGGTGGAAGCTATACTCGTAAAGAAATCGATAAATTAATAGAATGGGTTAAGCGTCCTCAAGTAGGAGCTTTAGGAATGGTCTATGTAAAATGTAACGAAGATGGTACTTTTAAATCATCTGTAGATAAATTTTATGACCAAGAAGATTTAGCTGCTTGGGCAAAAGCAACTGGAGCTAAAGCTGGAGATTTAATTTGTGTATTATCTGGACCTGCAAACAAAACAAGAGCTCAACTTTCTGCTTTACGTATGGAATTAGCTGAGCGTTTAGGTTTAAGAAAATCTAACGAATTTGCTCCATTATGGGTAGTTGACTTCCCTTTATTAGAATGGGATGAGGAAACTGAAAGATACCACGCAATGCACCACCCTTTTACCAGTCCTAAAAAAGAGGATATGGAATTGTTAGATACAGATCCTGGTAAAGTAAGAGCCAATGCTTACGATTTGGTTTTAAACGGAAACGAAATTGGTGGAGGTTCTATTAGAATTTACGACAAAGCTACTCAAGAATTAATGTTTAAACATTTAGGATTTACTCCTGAAGAAGCCAAAGAGCAATTCGGATTTTTAATGAATGCTTTTGAATACGGAGCTCCACCACACGGAGGTTTGGCTTTTGGTTTAGACAGATTGGTTGCTATTTTAGGAGGACAAGAAACTATTAGAGATTTTATTGCCTTCCCTAAAAACAATTCAGGTAGAGACGTAATGATTAACGCTCCTGCAGCTGTTTCTCAAGAAGTTTTATCTGAATTAAATATAAATATTACACTTCCTACAGAATAA
- the mscL gene encoding large conductance mechanosensitive channel protein MscL: MDQLKTKTFTFFKNFKAFLMKGDIVSLATAVIIGGAFKTIVSSLAADILMPIVGLFLGNKNVANLFIVLGEGKYDTLAQAKQADAAVLTYGNFLQAIIDFVIIGFVIFIFIKAYEKTKKKEAPKVKKPSQEELLTEIRDLLAKK, from the coding sequence ATGGATCAACTAAAAACCAAAACATTTACCTTTTTTAAAAACTTTAAAGCCTTTTTAATGAAAGGCGATATTGTAAGTTTAGCAACAGCTGTAATTATTGGTGGAGCTTTTAAAACCATTGTAAGCTCTTTAGCTGCCGATATTTTAATGCCCATAGTAGGACTTTTTTTAGGAAATAAAAACGTTGCCAATTTATTTATCGTTTTAGGCGAAGGAAAATACGACACCTTAGCTCAAGCAAAACAAGCCGATGCAGCAGTACTTACTTATGGAAACTTTTTACAAGCCATTATAGACTTTGTTATTATTGGTTTTGTCATTTTTATTTTTATAAAAGCATATGAAAAAACCAAGAAAAAAGAAGCGCCAAAAGTTAAAAAACCTTCTCAAGAAGAGTTGCTTACAGAAATTAGAGATTTATTAGCTAAAAAATAA
- the alr gene encoding alanine racemase produces MQNHHVTKLEISLSALKHNFNYLKSKTKPNTQTLAVVKAFAYGLEPVNIAKSLEEEKVDYFGVAYADEGIKLRENGIKTPILVLHAQVANYELIIQHHLEPNIYSLYTLKQFIAFAKKNHLEAYPIHLKFNSGLNRLGFNTDEVDELLSLIENNKHIKVASAFSHIAASEDLNEKEFTEKQITTFNNIIAQLQSKLTDHFTVHMSNTSGIINYSNAHFNMVRMGIGLYGFGNDEKETAQLKNVATLKSIISQIRTVKKGDSISYNMAFTAQKDEKIAIIPIGHADGFSRPLGCGNGYVTINGQKAYTSGNVCMDMILVNVTNIDCKEGDEVIIFNNQKTVEEFAKICNTISYEILTAMAQRIKRTFID; encoded by the coding sequence ATGCAAAACCATCATGTTACAAAGCTAGAAATCAGCTTATCTGCTTTAAAGCACAACTTTAATTATCTTAAAAGCAAAACCAAGCCTAACACCCAAACTTTAGCGGTTGTTAAAGCTTTTGCTTATGGTTTAGAACCTGTTAATATTGCTAAAAGTCTTGAAGAAGAAAAAGTTGATTATTTTGGTGTTGCTTATGCCGATGAAGGAATAAAACTTAGAGAAAACGGAATTAAAACTCCAATCTTGGTTTTACACGCTCAAGTAGCAAATTATGAGTTAATCATTCAACATCACTTAGAGCCTAATATTTATTCTCTTTACACTTTAAAACAATTTATTGCTTTTGCTAAAAAGAATCATTTAGAAGCATATCCTATTCATTTAAAATTCAATTCTGGCCTAAACAGATTAGGATTTAATACTGATGAAGTTGATGAACTACTTTCGTTGATAGAAAATAACAAACACATTAAAGTGGCTTCTGCATTTTCTCATATTGCCGCAAGTGAAGATTTAAATGAAAAAGAATTTACGGAAAAACAAATCACAACTTTTAACAATATTATTGCGCAATTACAGTCAAAATTAACAGACCACTTTACGGTTCATATGAGTAATACATCCGGAATTATCAACTATTCTAATGCACATTTTAATATGGTAAGAATGGGAATTGGTTTGTACGGATTTGGAAATGATGAAAAAGAAACTGCCCAATTAAAAAATGTTGCCACTTTAAAATCTATTATCTCACAAATTAGAACAGTAAAAAAGGGAGATAGCATTAGTTATAACATGGCATTTACAGCTCAAAAAGATGAGAAAATTGCCATTATTCCTATTGGTCATGCCGATGGATTTTCTAGACCTTTAGGTTGTGGAAACGGATATGTTACCATCAACGGACAAAAAGCTTACACTTCTGGAAATGTTTGTATGGATATGATTTTAGTAAACGTAACCAATATAGACTGCAAAGAAGGTGATGAAGTTATTATTTTTAACAATCAAAAAACTGTTGAAGAGTTTGCCAAAATATGCAATACTATTTCTTATGAAATTCTAACGGCTATGGCACAAAGAATCAAAAGGACTTTTATTGATTAA
- a CDS encoding thymidine kinase: MFLENTVNHKEQFGWIEVICGSMFSGKTEELIRRLRRAQIAKQRIEIFKPSVDTRYDEENVVSHDEKYIRSTPVPAAANIRLLANYVDVVGIDEAQFFDDEIVSVCNDLANKGIRVIVAGLDMDFKGKPFGSMPNLMATAEYVTKVHAICTKTGNLAHYSHRKNDSEKLVMLGENENYEPLSRAAFYKANNKNN, translated from the coding sequence ATGTTTCTTGAAAACACTGTAAACCATAAAGAACAATTTGGATGGATTGAAGTCATCTGCGGATCTATGTTTTCGGGTAAAACCGAAGAATTAATTCGTAGATTAAGACGTGCTCAAATTGCTAAACAACGTATAGAAATCTTTAAACCTTCTGTAGACACTCGTTATGATGAGGAAAATGTTGTTTCTCACGATGAAAAATATATTCGTTCCACACCTGTTCCTGCAGCAGCTAATATTCGATTATTAGCTAACTATGTAGATGTGGTAGGAATTGATGAAGCACAGTTTTTTGATGATGAAATTGTTAGCGTTTGTAACGATTTAGCAAACAAAGGTATAAGGGTTATTGTTGCTGGGTTAGATATGGATTTTAAAGGAAAACCTTTTGGATCTATGCCAAATTTAATGGCTACCGCAGAGTACGTAACCAAAGTCCACGCTATTTGCACCAAAACAGGAAACTTAGCCCATTACAGTCACCGAAAAAATGACAGTGAAAAATTAGTGATGTTAGGAGAAAATGAAAACTACGAACCGCTAAGTAGAGCTGCTTTTTACAAAGCAAACAACAAAAACAATTAG